A stretch of DNA from Bactrocera neohumeralis isolate Rockhampton chromosome 6, APGP_CSIRO_Bneo_wtdbg2-racon-allhic-juicebox.fasta_v2, whole genome shotgun sequence:
atattattttccagaTGTTTGAGagcttaattaatttacaaagaCTTCAGCTAACAGATAATAAACTAAGACAAATTGAGCCAGCAACTTTCTCAGGCACAAGTAATCTAATTGATCTGGATTTAAGTAACAAttcaatattgttaaaaaattatggcCCATTCCTCATTCGACCTGgcttaattaaatttgcttgtCGTAATTGCAGTTGGACTGAATTGTCTGATGGTACATTCTCAGGATTAGCCAGTTTGCAGTCTCTAAAAttggatttaaataattttgataaggTGTGTAAAATGCTCCGTATTGTTGTATATAGGCATTTTGCCttagaaacaaaaattctatatgtttaaaatatgtatataaggaaagtgtttatatgcatatgtatgcatgaacaTAGATTTTCGAGCTTACCCACCTCAAAGCTCTtatcatatgtatgttaattgaCGTTCTCTATTCCATTGTCATTCTGACAGAAAATCAATGTTAAAGCTTTTTCACCGCTGCAGAATGTTACTAGATTGTGGTTGCCTGATTTGGAAGCAGAGAAAGTGACAGAACTGTGTAATTTATTAACAGCTATTGACAATATAAAGTTCGGACACTTTGAAATCAGTTGCTTTGAATTAGTACTAGGTACTTCTTTTAATGATAGTATTGTGATAACGGATCCACCATTCATTCAAACGGAAATACCACAAGTACCTAATGATGTACCACAATTAGCAGTTACTGGTATTTCAGTGCAAGCAAAGGAAACAAAGGAAGAAATCAGTACTAAGATTAAATCTGCGAATGTGACTACTAAAATAccaacaacgaaaacaaaatCGTCAAATCCAAAAGAGATCAAAATAGAAGGTAAGGGTACTAAAAGtgaaaatgcattaaattatattgtattgagtcttagaaaataaaatggaaagtaTCGATGTCCACCCAAATTTCACAAATTCTACGACTGCGAGTAGAAAGGAAGAtgatattaacattaagaaaatgTCGGTCCTACCAACAGGAAACGCTTCAACTATCTTAAATACTATAGCAAATACCAGTGTCGAGCACAACGAAATAAAAACTTCGGTTAAAACAAATAACACCGTCACAGGACATATATCCCAGGATATGGTAAACATACTGCTTATATGTAAGTAGTAATtaatcaaatacatatttattataatcaaatcttttcaggtattattattatagcaaTTGCTGGCATTATCATTGGTATAATTTGCCGAAAGGATGTTGGTGGAATCAAAACTAAATGTTGTCGAACAAAGAAACCGGATCCAAAAGATCAAGCACATCCCCCTGAAGAAATTCCACTAAATAAACTATCATAAGTACAGGGCCTAATCAGTAAAAaacatttcttaatttttcattacaacAATAAGCGAAGAGAAAATAGTTTAACTTTCAAcagataaatatttcaaacatatttagtATGTTGTAATAACTGTAATGATAATATCTAAGTAATCATATTTGATGTACTCGTTAGCGATATTATAATTAGTATGATAAGTTTAGTATATAATTTCCAAATTACTTCTTAACGCATGATCTTGTACTCAAAAATACAACGTTAAGATTCCTAGTCGCattcagaaatatttatatttttacgcacaaTACACAAACAACCACATGTATGTAATACGGTAGGTAtcagcaaaataataatttgttttctgaatacatacatacacatttataatagtaaacattaacattaatataaaaattatatgtatacaaaaattctgaatattataaaatttcatatgcTTCCGAAAGTATGTTGTGTTTTCATAACAACATTGTTCACATGACAGAATATACAGAGGTAAGATTTCCCAAACTTACATTCGAAGATGTAATAGCTGATTTGACAATGGTATTGTTATAACGATTATCTAATTCCCGTTTGGATGGTAAAGTTCAGATTAATTGTCATCGAAATCATCTATCAGGAGGCACATGAaacatgctgtttcgacggTGTCGGTGTTAATGGGTGCGATTGCAATTGCATGCAGGACTTTTATTTGGTATGTCAGGGTAAATTTTGAATAGGTAGAAGTTTTAACTGTTAATTTGACTAATATGACGATCGATAACCGTTGTATGAAGTTACagagttaaaattttataagtaaTTGAATTAGTTTAAGCTATGACTATAGAATTTACGAAAGACTGCAGTAATTGAATATTAGAGAATATTTATcttggcaaaaaataaaaatgctgttTTCTTAGTCAATTTCtgaatacaaattaaaaacttacCTCCATGACCAAGTTGACGCAGTCTTGTGATTCTTTACAGTCCAACAACGCCACGACATTCTCATGATGCAACTCTGTTAATTCTTTcaagatttttatttcttttccaagtaaattttgagttttaatcAATCCCTTTTTAGTTATACATTTAATTgccactggaaaatgtttctgaaaatatacacaaatttaattgaagtataaaaatacacatttagaattAGAAATTAATCAAGATGTGCCTTGGGGTCAGTGGTATTTGTATCTTCCCTTTTCACAAATAGTCTGGTAAATCGTACTCCAGTGAAGTGCTGCGCATTTCAGagacaagtatgtacatatgccagAGACAATAATCCTCTGCAGAGGCTAAGTCcaccttatacatatgtatgtccttgTGTCTCAGTACACAGATTAGCAACTGttattagaaatttatttaaaaaaaaataaaaggcaGACTGGACACAGTACCATTGCGATTGATCATTTAccgtaatattttatttcaatacagCCATCCATATGTATTACCccaaaaacattgtttttctttttacatacaatgtatataataattattattccaCACTTCATTACAGCATgacagaatatacatatacatacttatgtatacatacaaataggaatatgtatgtatatttacgaaGTGGGAGCATCTTCTGCCCTTTAAAACTTTGGAGTGAAGTTCAACACATAATGTAAAATATACATTGTACTATATATAAGAATTTAATACAAAAGCATAAATACAAAGgtatacacaaatatttctgtatatttacagttgtattttaaataaaagaatacattCTCCTCGAATTAAATTCTCCAGATTCcataagtttttgttttattagtatgtatttgttatCAAATGTTCTGTCTCTTAAATAGTTAAATATTGTGACTCAAggacaaaaaaattacacataCCTTGCGATGACGTCCCTTATATACGACGGCAAAAGCGCCATGGCCAAGCATATCCTTCGAACTATATTCATATTCTCCGACAATGTTCATTGTGTTACACCGAAATGGAATGAAAGTACTACAATCTTATTTCCTCTTTAGTACATCTGTTTGCAATCGTTACGAAAACAACTGATTTTTAACACTTATGTATGTcattaattgtaaaaaaaaataaactagtaTATGTTTGTAATCCGTCAAAATGGACGTTTTGCTTATTCAACactaaaaatggatgaaatgatttcaatatacatatgtatattcaattattatatacatatataggaatATTGCTGTTACATTTATgtggaaaaatcaatttttcattGGCTAATTCTATTGTTTACTATATGTTATCTTTCGCATCTGATATATTGGCTTTTATTTAATCATTCTCGAATATACGGGAAATGTTAAATCGAATTTTTCTGCGTTATTCTGGTTACAAATTATAGcgtatatctttaaaaaaaacttttctctcCATAATACGTTTTCAGACAgagaataaaatcaaattacttCAAGATTCACTGTTAGTTTATTTCACTCAATAGCATATCATGTGCTATATTTTCACGTTTGTACGTTCCTATTATTAAAAGCAACGCAATAATGTATTACACACAACcagaaaataactaaattttcaaaagattaAATTCTAAACAATGTTTTCCtaacttttcactttttacaCCAATTTATGGCCACTGAGCAATAAATATGACCATCCAAAATGATAAGTGCGAAATTTGTTTCGCAGTTCAATTACATCCAAAACGAATGCGTATATATATcagatgtgtacatatgtaaaaaatctcCCTAATTGCAGTGAAagcacaaaatttgacatattGCCAGACTTTACGTTCTCTGATATTGCTCTCTACGAATTTTGTTGAAAGGTATGTCAGATGACAGTCGAAACAGAGAACGTCTAATGTAAATTTAAAGTTCTCTGTTTGACAGacgaaaacaaagaaaaaaagtgaacataaaatatgtatatatgtacaataaattaaatgttgttCTAGGCACAGCGTAATATATATAATCTATTTTAAGATGCTCTATTTCAATACTAAGTCTTATAATTGGTCCAAAGTATATTTGGCCACAGTTCGAAAACCCAATTTACAATATAGCATTTAACTCTACAAACACtacatacaataaaaatacaacccTAAATTCTATTTTGACAAATACCGCGTAAACCAACTATACATACGTGCT
This window harbors:
- the LOC126763112 gene encoding uncharacterized protein LOC126763112 isoform X1 gives rise to the protein MHIYYKFGLFLIFILSISAPFTKAAPSNVSYDNNDDYYEEYYDENGLEQKDNLTVKTTDTESVTSTTIRTIIVIPTTKRILLSLNNYTTSSQVLEPKCPKDCHCLDNFKRILCNGLGLTSVPKNLPTTTLFIDLSQNNIEELHIEDFVNISKVREINLSYNKLKFIDKSMFESLINLQRLQLTDNKLRQIEPATFSGTSNLIDLDLSNNSILLKNYGPFLIRPGLIKFACRNCSWTELSDGTFSGLASLQSLKLDLNNFDKKINVKAFSPLQNVTRLWLPDLEAEKVTELCNLLTAIDNIKFGHFEISCFELVLGTSFNDSIVITDPPFIQTEIPQVPNDVPQLAVTGISVQAKETKEEISTKIKSANVTTKIPTTKTKSSNPKEIKIEVLENKMESIDVHPNFTNSTTASRKEDDINIKKMSVLPTGNASTILNTIANTSVEHNEIKTSVKTNNTVTGHISQDMVNILLICIIIIAIAGIIIGIICRKDVGGIKTKCCRTKKPDPKDQAHPPEEIPLNKLS
- the LOC126763112 gene encoding uncharacterized protein LOC126763112 isoform X3 gives rise to the protein MKSADHFHFGNKNRAPFTKAAPSNVSYDNNDDYYEEYYDENGLEQKDNLTVKTTDTESVTSTTIRTIIVIPTTKRILLSLNNYTTSSQVLEPKCPKDCHCLDNFKRILCNGLGLTSVPKNLPTTTLFIDLSQNNIEELHIEDFVNISKVREINLSYNKLKFIDKSMFESLINLQRLQLTDNKLRQIEPATFSGTSNLIDLDLSNNSILLKNYGPFLIRPGLIKFACRNCSWTELSDGTFSGLASLQSLKLDLNNFDKKINVKAFSPLQNVTRLWLPDLEAEKVTELCNLLTAIDNIKFGHFEISCFELVLGTSFNDSIVITDPPFIQTEIPQVPNDVPQLAVTGISVQAKETKEEISTKIKSANVTTKIPTTKTKSSNPKEIKIEVLENKMESIDVHPNFTNSTTASRKEDDINIKKMSVLPTGNASTILNTIANTSVEHNEIKTSVKTNNTVTGHISQDMVNILLICIIIIAIAGIIIGIICRKDVGGIKTKCCRTKKPDPKDQAHPPEEIPLNKLS
- the LOC126763112 gene encoding slit homolog 1 protein isoform X2; its protein translation is MHIYYKFGLFLIFILSISAPFTKAAPSNVSYDNNDDYYEEYYDENGLEQKDNLTVKTTDTESVTSTTIRTIIVIPTTKRILLSLNNYTTSSQVLEPKCPKDCHCLDNFKRILCNGLGLTSVPKNLPTTTLFIDLSQNNIEELHIEDFVNISKVREINLSYNKLKFIDKSMFESLINLQRLQLTDNKLRQIEPATFSGTSNLIDLDLSNNSILLKNYGPFLIRPGLIKFACRNCSWTELSDGTFSGLASLQSLKLDLNNFDKKINVKAFSPLQNVTRLWLPDLEAEKVTELCNLLTAIDNIKFGHFEISCFELVLGTSFNDSIVITDPPFIQTEIPQVPNDVPQLAVTGISVQAKETKEEISTKIKSANVTTKIPTTKTKSSNPKEIKIEENKMESIDVHPNFTNSTTASRKEDDINIKKMSVLPTGNASTILNTIANTSVEHNEIKTSVKTNNTVTGHISQDMVNILLICIIIIAIAGIIIGIICRKDVGGIKTKCCRTKKPDPKDQAHPPEEIPLNKLS